ATCATCAGGGTACAGCCGGAATATGTATATTATTGGGATACCAAAGACGGCATGATGGTTTCATTGCTGAAAATAGCTGTAGCTGCCGTTACCGGAAAACAAATGGACGGTAGTATCGAAGGAAAGATCAGCGTATAACGAGTTCTTTTAGCCTACACATAAAATAAAAAAAGCTTCTGTCCCCACAGAAGCTTTTTTAGTACCAATTACTTTTAGTGTTTAAATTTTTTAAAGATGGTCGTCGCAATATGGCCACCAAATCCAAAAGTATTACTCATGGCATAGCGCAGGGGTTTGTGTTGCGCAGTACCCAGTGTAAAATCGAAGCTTTCGCTAAAATCGGGATCTACTGTAACGGTATTGATCGTCGGCGGAACACAGCCATCTACTATCGCCATGACTGAAGCAATAGCTTCTATAGCGCCGGCAGCACCAAGCAGGTGGCCTGTCATAGATTTGGTTGCACTGATGTTCAGTTCCGGGCGGATCCCAAATACCCGTTGTACCGCGATCAGTTCACTGCGGTCGCCCATTGGGGTTGATGTAGCATGCATGTTGATGTAGTCGATGGCTTCCGGTTGTATTTCGGCATCTTCCAGTGCCGCCAGCATCCCCAGGTAGGCACCTTCGCCTTGGGGATGGGTACCGGTGAGGTGATAGGCATCAGCAGCCATACCACCTCCGACGATTTCCGCAATGATAGGCGCATTTCGTGCCAAGGCACTCTCATAACTTTCGAGCACCAAGGCTCCGGCACCTTCGCCAATTACAAAACCATCCCGGGTAGGGTCAAAGGGACGCGAAGCCGTTTCCGGGCTATCGTTCCGTACCGATAGTGCTTTGGAAGCATTAAAACCGCCTACTGCCGTTGCTGTAATGGCAGCTTCGGATCCTCCGGTAATTATCATGTCGGCCTTTCCCCAGCGGATATAGTTAAAAGCATCAATAATAGCTGTATTGGAAGTAGCACAGGCAGAAACCGTAGTGAAATTAATACCCCGCAGCCCGTATTTAATTGAAATCACTCCGGAGGCAATATCCACAATCATTTTAGGGATGAAATATGGATTGAACCGGGGAGTGCCATTGCCAACAGCATATTCCGTAACCTGCTCTTCAAAGGTGGTGATTCCCCCATTACCGCTGCCCCAGATGACGCCAATCCGGTTGCAGTTTAGGGTTTCAAAATTAATTTTTGCCTGTTGTACCGCTTCTTCAACGGCAATCAGTGCGTATTGGGTGTACAGGTCATATTTCCGGGCTTCACTTTTTTCAATATGATCCAGTGGATTAAAATCCTTCAGCTCACAACCAAACTGCGTCTTGAACTTTGCCGGGTCAAATTTCGTAATCGGGCTCGCACCGCTTTTTCCGGCTTTCAGGTTCGACCAAAATTCTGCCGTACTATTTCCGATAGGGGTCAGTGCGCCCATTCCGGTAATAACAACTCTTTTCATAGTAGCAAATATTGGATATACCAATCGGTATATTGTTAAGTATAAAAATTAGGATACCGGATTTACCATCAACAGGGCATCGGCCGGAGAGGCAAGAAAGGCGTTGTATAAGTCCGCAGTCATTCCCACATGTATCTCAGTTTGGTCCGTAGCAAGTGCCTGTACTAAGTCCTGGGCTACCTGTGCCGGAGCGATACCATTTTCACCGCCTATATCTTTCGAAAAATTAGTATTCACCAAAGGAGGCATAAGTTCAAAAACAGATACGGTACTGGAACGTAAAGCCACTCGTAAAGACTGGGTATACGAATGCAATGCTGCTTTGCTGGCACTGTAGGTAGGAAGGCGCGCACCCGGTACGAAAGCCACAATAGAAGATACATTTACAATGGCTGCTGTAGCTTGTTCTTGCAGGGCAGGCAGCAGAAGCTCATTGAGGCGGATGATGGAAAGGTAATTGGTCAGTATTTCTTCCTGTGCGTTTTTAAAACTGTTTGTACTGGCTGCGAGGTCATAATAGTAAGCGCTGCCCGCATTATTGATTACAATGTTAAGGGCTGGGAAGTCCTTTTGCAGTTGTGCGACTAACTGCAGGGTATCTGCTTCATTGGTCACATCGGCACGGATGGCGGTCACATTGCTGAGTTGGGCAGCTGCCGTCTTAAGGCGGTCTTCATTGCGCCCGGTGATGATTACTTTGTTGCCTTTTTCAGAGAACTGACGGGCCATTTCGAATCCGATACCGGCACTTCCGCCGGTAATTAATACGGTATTATTTGTTGTATTCATTATAAAAGGTTTTTATTTATTTCTGGGTTCTATTTTAAGAAGATTCGTATACCCTTTAGCGATCAGGCGGGATTTATCGGCATTCCAGACGTTACACTGGGCATTGACAATCTGGTTTCCTTTTTTGATGATGGTACTCTCTGCAATCAGGATATCATTTTCTTTGGCTGCGGCAAAATAATCGATGACCAAGTTGACGGTGGTATAAAACCAGGGCTCGCCATAGGAAATCAGGGTAGCCCCGATGCAATCATCAATGATGGCTGCGGTAATTCCGCCATGTAACGTTCCCATAGGGTTGGTCATTTCATTACGGATGGTGTATTCAAATTCGAGTTTGCCTTCTTCTACGGTACGCATAACTGGTTTGAGCCAGTTCATAAAGGGAGAAGGGGAGTGTTGCACCTCTTGTCCGATGCGGTCTTTTAAAAATTGAAATGCTTTGTTGTCCATGCTATAGTTGTATACTTGATTATTTTTCCATGATCATTGTAATGCCCTGTCCGCCTGCGGCACAAATGGAGATGAAGCCTTTGCCCGATCTTTTTTCGTGTAGCAGTTTGGCCATAGTGGCGATAATACGGCCACCGGTAGCGGCAAAAGGATGCCCGGCTGCGGTACTGCTGCCGTTTACATTCAGTTTGCTACGGTCGATGGGTCCTAATGCGGTTGCTAATCCGAGGGAGGCAGTAAGTTCCTGGCTTTCCCATATTTTTAGTGTCGTTAGTACCTGTGCGGTGAACGCTTCGTGTATTTCATAAAAGTCAAAGTCCTGCAGTTTCATCCCGGCACGCTCCAACATTCGTGTAGCTGCTGCTACGGGTGCCAATAATAAGTTTTGCTTGTTTTCGACGTATTCGATAGCGGCAAGTTCTGAAAACGTAATGTAAGCCAATACCGGAAGTCCTTGCGCTTTGGCCCAGTCTTCACTCGCTAATAATACAGCGGATGCACCATCGGTTAACGGAGAGGAATTACCGGCGGTCAGGCTGCCGTTTTGCGGGTCAAATGCCGGGCGGATTTTTGCCAGCTTTTCTATAGAAGTATCCCGTCTCAGGTTGTTGTCAGCTTCCAGGCCATGGAAGGGCTGGATCATATCCTTAAAAAATCCGTTATCATAGGCTTTAGCCATTTTTTGGTGGCTTTCCAGTGCCAGCTGATCCTGTTCGGCTCTCGGGATCTGGTAGTATTTCGCGGTCAGTTCCGTATGCCCGCCCAGCGATAATCCGGTACGGGGTTCCGAATTCATTGGGGCGAGTGGGGACAGGTCGCGGAATTTGATTTTGAGTACCTGTTTGATACTTTCCCAGGTCGTTTTACTGCGCTTTACGGCGAACAGGTTTTTGCGCAAGCGTTCCTTCAGGAGCAGGGGCACATTACTGGTGGAGTCAACCCCTCCGGCAATACCGACTTCAATTTGTCCCAAAGCAATCTTATTGCCAATATAAATGGCAGCTTCTATTCCGGTGTCGCAGGCCTGCTGTAGGTCACAGGCGGGTGTTGCGGGATCCAGCTGGGTACTCATGACACATTCCCGCATCAGGTTCAGGTCGAGGCTGCTTTTGATAACAGCACCACCGGCCACTTCACCCAAACGTTGCCCTGCTAAATGGTACTTGGTGACCCATGCCATCGAGGACAGCGGTCATCATTTCCTGCAGGGAAGCATCGGTATAATTGGTATTCTGACGGGCAAACGGAATCCTGTTGTATCCGACAACAGCGACTTTTCTAACGAGATTTTGATCAGACATAGCGATTGTTCTTTTAATTCGTATTGAGTTGTCCCTTAAAATTAAAACTTTAATTCCTGCTTATTCAATTTTCGGCTTTTTATTTTTATACCAATCGGTATATTGATGAATAAAAAAAATCAGGCCTGTAATGCCATGATCATTTTCTGAGCCACCTGCATGGCTGATTTCAGCCCTGCCATATTCCCGGTTACTTTGGTAATCATAATGCCCCCTTCAATCACGGCGATAAATCCGTAAGCAAAAGCTGTTACATCTTCTTCAGGTTTGAATTCCCCGTCCCGGATGCCCTCCGCTACAAGAGTAGCAATAGCAATTTGCCATTTCTCTATGGCGGAAGCCGCTTTTTTTCGCAATTCGGGGTGGGTATCGTCGCTTTCGGTTGCTGTATTTAAAATGGGGCAGCCATACTGCAGGAGTGGATTGGTATGAAATCCGGCAAAGGTATCGAGATAGACCTGTAGTTTTTCCGTAGCCGTATTCTTTTGGTGCATCTGCTGGATCATGTGCCTGCTGATCTGTCCGTAGTTGTAGTCAAAGGCAGCGAGTACTACTTCATCTTTGTTGCCAAAGTTGCCGTAAATACTACCCTTGGTTAATCCGGTAGCCACGGTCATATCATTCAGCGAAGTACCAGTAAAGCCTTTTTTATTAAAAATAGGCGCGGTCTTTTCAATGATGAACTGTTTCGTCTTTTCTGCTTTTGTCATAGTCATTCGGAATTACGGTGTAAAATTATACCAATCGGTATAAAAAAACAATAGTATTGGCATTTATTTAACCGGGCATCGTACTTATTCGATAGTATAAGGGATTCCAGAAACCTACAGCAAGCTAAAAACAGTAAAAAAAACGGTAAAGTGAAAAAAACGGATTCCGTCCACAGTAGTGGACAGGCTGCTGCAGACTGCAGGAAGGTATCTACTACTGTAGACGGGCTGCTGCAAGAGTGCAGGAAGGTATCCACTACTGTAGACGGGCGCTGCAAGTGTGCAGGAGACCGTCTACTGCTGTGGACGGGCCGCTGCAAGTGTGCAGGAGATCATCTACTACTGTGGACGGGCCGTTGCATGAAAAAAGGCCATTGTCAACTGTAGACAGCAATCAAAAAAGTGCGAGAGTGCCTTTACAATTATAGTGGGTTGATGACAAAAAAGCAGTCCATTGTTTACTGTAGACGGAAACCAAAAAAATGCAACAGGGTATTTTTTAGCAATTTTCCAGACACTACAAAGCCAGATCAGTGATCCGGCTTTTGGTATTTTTTTTCGCAATGGATTTAATGATCGTGATCCGGTGCTGTAGTTGTTTCTAAAATTTTAATCATCTTAAAGGATTTCAGCAAATGAAATAGTCCCGGTAAGATCAGGAATCCCCCAACCAATAATGAAATGGCCAATACTTTAATCACTTCCGGAGGAGCGGCATTATCGAGCAGGCTGATCGCTCCGGTTTTGGTGATGATAATATCGGGATAGTGGGCAAAAAGTGCCGCAGTAATAATCAGGATCACCTGCAGTCCGGCAAAAAAGCGGCAGAGGATGTAATCGCCTTTGCGGATGCTGTACCAGAGTGGGAATATTAAGATGGCCGAAATACTCACCAGCCCGAGGGCATAGTAATTCTGGATGAAATCGAGTACAAATTGTTTTTCCTGGGTGTAGCCGATGACCAATGTAATCAGTCCCAGTAATATGACCGTATAGGTGGCGATTGTCGCTTTACGGATGTATAATTTACGGTTTTCAAGATCCACTTCCCCAATTAGGAACGTAGCAGCGAGGAAAGTACATAAGGCGGCAAAGAATAGGCCGATAGCAATCGGGAAGGCCTGGAACCAGGGTGTAATAAAAAGGATGACAAAATCGGGATTTTCCGCAGGATCCATCAGTACTATATTGCCACTGATCAGGGTACCAAAAGTCATTCCGAGGAAAATCGGGGTGACCACACAGGAAAGCTCAAACATCTTGTCGTATAGGATCTGGGATTTGTCTTTTACTGCATCATAATGCCGGAACACAAAGGCGACCCCACGCAGGGTAATGCCGAGCAAGACCAACGTCAGTGGGATGTGCAGGTAGATCACAAGTATATTGTAATACCCGGGAAAAGCAATCCAGAGGATTACGATAAGGATAATAATCCAGATGTGGTTGGCTTCCCATACCGGGCCCATCACACTGTATACGGTTTTTTTAATCAGTTTTTTATTTTCCTTTGATGAAAACAGCTCGAGGATCCCAGCACCAAAATCGG
The Flavobacterium kingsejongi genome window above contains:
- a CDS encoding SDR family oxidoreductase produces the protein MNTTNNTVLITGGSAGIGFEMARQFSEKGNKVIITGRNEDRLKTAAAQLSNVTAIRADVTNEADTLQLVAQLQKDFPALNIVINNAGSAYYYDLAASTNSFKNAQEEILTNYLSIIRLNELLLPALQEQATAAIVNVSSIVAFVPGARLPTYSASKAALHSYTQSLRVALRSSTVSVFELMPPLVNTNFSKDIGGENGIAPAQVAQDLVQALATDQTEIHVGMTADLYNAFLASPADALLMVNPVS
- the fabF gene encoding beta-ketoacyl-ACP synthase II; protein product: MKRVVITGMGALTPIGNSTAEFWSNLKAGKSGASPITKFDPAKFKTQFGCELKDFNPLDHIEKSEARKYDLYTQYALIAVEEAVQQAKINFETLNCNRIGVIWGSGNGGITTFEEQVTEYAVGNGTPRFNPYFIPKMIVDIASGVISIKYGLRGINFTTVSACATSNTAIIDAFNYIRWGKADMIITGGSEAAITATAVGGFNASKALSVRNDSPETASRPFDPTRDGFVIGEGAGALVLESYESALARNAPIIAEIVGGGMAADAYHLTGTHPQGEGAYLGMLAALEDAEIQPEAIDYINMHATSTPMGDRSELIAVQRVFGIRPELNISATKSMTGHLLGAAGAIEAIASVMAIVDGCVPPTINTVTVDPDFSESFDFTLGTAQHKPLRYAMSNTFGFGGHIATTIFKKFKH
- a CDS encoding TetR/AcrR family transcriptional regulator; translation: MTKAEKTKQFIIEKTAPIFNKKGFTGTSLNDMTVATGLTKGSIYGNFGNKDEVVLAAFDYNYGQISRHMIQQMHQKNTATEKLQVYLDTFAGFHTNPLLQYGCPILNTATESDDTHPELRKKAASAIEKWQIAIATLVAEGIRDGEFKPEEDVTAFAYGFIAVIEGGIMITKVTGNMAGLKSAMQVAQKMIMALQA
- a CDS encoding PaaI family thioesterase; this encodes MDNKAFQFLKDRIGQEVQHSPSPFMNWLKPVMRTVEEGKLEFEYTIRNEMTNPMGTLHGGITAAIIDDCIGATLISYGEPWFYTTVNLVIDYFAAAKENDILIAESTIIKKGNQIVNAQCNVWNADKSRLIAKGYTNLLKIEPRNK
- a CDS encoding cytochrome d ubiquinol oxidase subunit II, which gives rise to MLYIVLFFLAFSFFLYVLLGGADFGAGILELFSSKENKKLIKKTVYSVMGPVWEANHIWIIILIVILWIAFPGYYNILVIYLHIPLTLVLLGITLRGVAFVFRHYDAVKDKSQILYDKMFELSCVVTPIFLGMTFGTLISGNIVLMDPAENPDFVILFITPWFQAFPIAIGLFFAALCTFLAATFLIGEVDLENRKLYIRKATIATYTVILLGLITLVIGYTQEKQFVLDFIQNYYALGLVSISAILIFPLWYSIRKGDYILCRFFAGLQVILIITAALFAHYPDIIITKTGAISLLDNAAPPEVIKVLAISLLVGGFLILPGLFHLLKSFKMIKILETTTAPDHDH